A region from the Malus domestica chromosome 07, GDT2T_hap1 genome encodes:
- the LOC103438909 gene encoding uncharacterized protein, giving the protein MPPFRSLAMAGKTSAMPCFLSPHQFQSSILNFLQRFQIWNRTHVRFSIFFDPHLKFSAKHRFLRQISDIREGEMGMRVRAMGALPDLIRSLQKEAHPKPANPQSLPSLRRAFSLYDQINLIDNVPSDQLRFQRYTDTGFTVNGVDYEGSLLCVGNMLMSWAPNKFSQITTDSLSIFRTVRPVPEILIIGCGRYIEPVSPELQRFIRSTGMKLEAIDTKNAVSTYNILNEEGRIVAAALLPYGISS; this is encoded by the exons ATGCCACCGTTTCGCTCTTTGGCAATGGCAGGAAAAACCTCTGCTATGCCTTGCTTCCTGTCACCCCACCAATTCCAATCATCAattctcaactttcttcaacgTTTTCAGATTTGGAATCGAACCCACGTTCGATTTTCCATTTTCTTCGATCCCCACTTGAAATTTTCAGCTAAACATAGATTTCTCCGACAAATTTCAGATatcagagagggagagatgggGATGAGAGTGAGAGCCATGGGGGCACTGCCGGACCTCATTCGGAGCCTCCAGAAGGAAGCCCACCCGAAACCCGCAAACCCGCAATCGCTGCCGTCGCTGAGACGCGCCTTCTCTCTCTACGATCAGATCAATCTCATCGACAACGTCCCCAGCGACCAGCTTCGGTTTCAACG GTACACGGACACAGGGTTCACAGTGAATGGGGTGGACTATGAAGGAAGCCTACTGTGTGTTGGAAACATGTTGATGTCTTGGGCTCCCAACAAGTTCTCTCAAATCACTACTgatag CCTATCCATCTTTCGAACCGTGCGACCTGTACCAG AGATTTTGATAATTGGCTGTGGAAGGTACATTGAACCTGTAAGTCCTGAACTACAACGCTTCATCCGGTCTACTGGAATGAAACTAGAAGCCATTGACACG AAAAATGCTGTATCGACCTACAACATACTCAATGAGGAAGGGAGGATTGTGGCTGCCGCACTTTTACCATACGGGATTTCCTCATGA
- the LOC108171245 gene encoding protein NRT1/ PTR FAMILY 7.3-like, producing the protein MACLNICKDQGYVEEKNQKIKEVCTLDGTIDWYGHPAVRGRTGRWVAGILILVNQGLATLAFFGVGVNLVLFLTRVLGQDNAEAANNVSKWTGTVYIFSLLGALLSDSYWGRYKTCAVFQVIFVLGLSLLSLSTYVFLLKPKGCGDEKSPCGDHSTFEIGLFYISIYLIALGNGGYQPTIATFGADQFDEEDPNEGHSKISFFSFFYLALNLGSLFSNTILGYFEDKGIWTLGFWVSTGSAAMALVLFLCGTPMYRHFKPQGNPLSRFCRVVVAATRKWKDEMTPSGEDLYEGEDQNKCSQNESRKIVHTHGFKFLDKAAIITPKEMNQMGKGAQNPWRLCTVTQVEEVKCILRLLPIWLCTILYSVVFTQMASLFVEQGAAMKTTISSFHIPPASMSSFDILSVAAFIFIYRRVLDPLVSRLMKKGLTELQRMGIGLVIAILAMISAGVVELFRLKYAVKDCNTDCETPSSLSIFWQVPQYVLVGASEVFMYVGQLEFFNGQAPDGLKSFGSALCMTSISLGNYVSSLLVTVVMKISTRDDMPGWIPGNLNKGHLERFYFLLAALTTADLLVYVLCAKWYKYIKFEGKGGNDSGNIGQAELRV; encoded by the exons ATGGCTTGCTTAAATATTTGCAAAGACCAG gGATATGTAGAAGAAAAGAACCAGAAGATAAAAGAAGTTTGTACACTCGACGGAACCATTGATTGGTATGGCCACCCTGCTGTCCGAGGAAGAACTGGAAGATGGGTTGCTGGAATTCTCATATTAG TAAATCAAGGGTTGGCAACATTGGCATTCTTTGGAGTAGGAGTGAACCTGGTATTGTTTTTGACAAGGGTGTTGGGTCAAGACAACGCAGAGGCTGCAAATAACGTCAGCAAATGGACTGGAACAGTTTACATATTCTCTCTTCTGGGTGCTCTCCTCAGTGACTCTTACTGGGGGAGGTACAAGACTTGTGCTGTCTTTCAAGTTATTTTTGTCCTT GGTTTGTCATTGTTATCGCTATCGACCTACGTATTCTTACTCAAGCCTAAAGGCTGTGGTGATGAAAAGTCTCCCTGTGGAGACCACTCGACCTTTGAAATCGGATTGTTCTACATCTCTATATACCTTATTGCACTTGGAAATGGTGGTTACCAACCTACCATAGCTACATTTGGGGCAGACCAGTTCGACGAGGAGGACCCGAACGAAGGGCACTCAAAGATATCCTTCTTTAGCTTCTTCTACTTGGCGTTGAATCTTGGCTCTCTCTTTTCAAACACAATCTTGGGATATTTTGAGGATAAGGGAATATGGACTCTAGGGTTTTGGGTATCCACTGGTTCTGCTGCAATGGCTTTGGTCTTGTTTCTATGTGGCACTCCAATGTACAGGCATTTCAAGCCTCAGGGAAACCCTCTCTCTAGGTTTTGTCGGGTGGTCGTAGCTGCAACAAGAAAATGGAAGGATGAGATGACACCAAGTGGGGAAGATTTGTACGAGGGAGAGGATCAGAATAAATGCTCTCAAAACGAGAGTAGGAAAATAGTTCACACCCACGGATTCAA ATTCTTGGATAAAGCTGCAATCATCACACCAAAGGAGATGAACCAAATGGGTAAGGGGGCTCAAAATCCATGGCGCCTTTGCACAGTGACACAAGTAGAAGAAGTGAAATGCATACTTAGACTACTCCCAATCTGGCTGTGCACAATTCTCTACTCTGTAGTTTTTACTCAAATGGCATCACTCTTTGTAGAACAAGGTGCTGCAATGAAGACCACCATTTCAAGCTTTCACATTCCCCCAGCCAGCATGTCAAGCTTTGACATTCTCAGCGTAGCggcttttattttcatttacaGGCGAGTTCTTGACCCGCTTGTTTCTAGGCTGATGAAAAAGGGACTCACTGAGCTCCAAAGGATGGGAATTGGTCTTGTTATTGCAATCCTGGCGATGATTTCAGCAGGGGTCGTAGAGTTGTTCAGGTTAAAGTATGCGGTAAAAGACTGCAACACCGATTGCGAAACTCCAAGTTCATTGAGCATATTTTGGCAAGTTCCTCAGTATGTGCTTGTAGGAGCATCAGAAGTGTTCATGTATGTTGGTCAGCTGGAGTTCTTCAACGGACAAGCACCCGATGGATTAAAGAGCTTTGGGAGTGCactttgcatgacttcaatatCACTTGGAAACTATGTGAGTAGCTTACTTGTTACAGTTGTGATGAAGATTTCTACGAGGGATGACATGCCTGGATGGATCCCTGGAAACCTAAACAAAGGCCATTTGGAAAGGTTCTACTTTCTCTTGGCAGCTTTGACAACAGCTGATCTTTTGGTCTACGTATTATGTGCAAAATGGTACAAGTATATCAAGTTTGAAGGAAAAGGTGGAAATGACAGTGGCAATATTGGGCAAGCTGAACTTAGAGTTTAA